The window TCCGAGCGGTGGCAAACCGCACGCCCGCCCGATGTACACGCAGGAACTCGACGCGAAGCATTTCGACGGCTCGCTCTGGTTTATGACTGATGCCGAGTCGCTCAAGGTGGCCGAACTCGAAACGAATCCTAGCGTGCTGATGACCTACGCGGCACCAAACAAAAACCGCTACGTCGTCGTGACCGGCGAAGCTCACGCCGAACACAATCCCGAAAAAGCCCGCGAGCTGTGGAACATTCACGCGAAGGGATGGTATCCCAACGGCCCGGATGATCCGAACCTGGCGCTGATCCGCGTGCAGGTTACTTCGGCAGAAT is drawn from Anatilimnocola floriformis and contains these coding sequences:
- a CDS encoding pyridoxamine 5'-phosphate oxidase family protein → MTTLHAPATNDNARGTFAGEEDTEHDIAKLAELIRDIRVAMLTTFPSGGKPHARPMYTQELDAKHFDGSLWFMTDAESLKVAELETNPSVLMTYAAPNKNRYVVVTGEAHAEHNPEKARELWNIHAKGWYPNGPDDPNLALIRVQVTSAEYWDGPSNTSYLLNLLTAVVSGSRVQTTGKHGTLSK